The following proteins are encoded in a genomic region of Enterocloster clostridioformis:
- the recA gene encoding recombinase RecA has translation MAREEKSNVINRDMNKDEKLKALDAALTQIEKAYGKGSVMKLGDSRANMNIETVPTGSISLDIALGLGGVPKGRIVEVYGPESSGKTTVALHMVAEVQKRGGIAGFIDAEHALDPVYARNIGVDIDNLYISQPDNGEQALEITETMVRSGAVDIVIVDSVAALVPKAEIDGEMGDSHVGLQARLMSQALRKLTAVISKSNCIVIFINQLREKVGVMFGNPETTTGGRALKFYASVRLDVRRIETLKQGGEVTGNRVRVKVVKNKIAPPFKEAEFDIMFGKGISKEGDILDLAVKENIIEKSGAWFAYNGAKIGQGRENSKQYLSDNPAICAEVEAKVRAKYELPGAEEAMEAAEAFKTAAEQAETETGEPAADAPELV, from the coding sequence ATGGCCAGAGAAGAGAAGAGTAATGTAATTAACCGCGATATGAATAAAGACGAGAAGTTGAAGGCGTTAGACGCTGCCCTGACCCAGATTGAGAAGGCATACGGAAAAGGATCCGTCATGAAGCTGGGGGATTCCAGGGCCAACATGAATATTGAGACAGTCCCCACCGGTTCCATCAGCCTGGACATTGCACTGGGATTGGGCGGAGTTCCCAAGGGCAGGATCGTAGAGGTATATGGACCCGAGTCTTCCGGCAAGACCACGGTCGCCCTGCACATGGTAGCAGAGGTACAGAAGCGTGGAGGCATTGCAGGCTTCATTGATGCGGAGCATGCCCTGGATCCTGTATATGCCAGGAACATAGGAGTGGATATAGATAATCTGTACATCTCCCAGCCGGATAACGGCGAGCAGGCCCTGGAGATTACCGAGACCATGGTGCGATCCGGCGCTGTGGATATCGTGATTGTGGACTCCGTGGCAGCCCTGGTTCCCAAGGCTGAGATTGACGGCGAGATGGGAGATTCCCATGTGGGCCTTCAGGCCAGGCTTATGTCACAGGCTCTGAGAAAGCTGACCGCTGTCATCAGCAAGTCCAACTGTATTGTCATCTTCATCAACCAGCTGCGTGAGAAGGTTGGTGTCATGTTTGGCAACCCGGAGACCACCACCGGCGGACGTGCTCTGAAGTTCTACGCATCCGTGCGGCTTGATGTCCGCAGGATAGAGACCTTAAAGCAGGGCGGAGAGGTCACGGGAAACCGTGTCAGGGTAAAGGTGGTGAAGAACAAGATTGCGCCTCCTTTTAAGGAAGCTGAGTTTGATATCATGTTTGGCAAGGGCATTTCCAAGGAAGGCGATATCCTGGACCTGGCTGTTAAGGAGAACATCATTGAGAAGAGCGGCGCATGGTTCGCTTATAACGGCGCCAAGATTGGCCAGGGACGTGAGAATTCCAAGCAGTACCTGTCTGATAACCCGGCCATCTGCGCCGAGGTGGAGGCCAAGGTAAGGGCAAAGTATGAACTGCCCGGGGCAGAGGAAGCCATGGAGGCAGCCGAAGCCTTCAAGACAGCAGCCGAACAGGCGGAAACTGAAACAGGGGAACCTGCTGCGGATGCCCCTGAACTGGTATGA
- the rny gene encoding ribonuclease Y, with the protein MSQIMVPMMIIVMIVVAIITWFAARNYERKQYDSKVGSAEEKSREIIDEALKTAETKKREALLEAKEESLKTKNELEKETKERRAELQRYEKRVLSKEENVEKKADALEKKEADLVRRENILSKRTAEVEAQYEQGIQELERISGLTSEQAKEYLLKSVEEDVKHDTAKLIKELENKAKEEADKKARDLVVTAIQRCAADHVAETTVSVVQLPNDEMKGRIIGREGRNIRTLETLTGVELIIDDTPEAVVLSGFDPIRREVARIALERLIVDGRIHPARIEEMVEKAQKEVENNMREEGEAACLEVGIHGIHPELVKLLGKMKFRTSYGQNALKHSIEVSQLSGLLASELGVDVRLAKRAGLLHDIGKSVDHDMEGTHVQLGADLCKKYKESATVLNAVESHHGDVEPTSLISCIVQAADTISAARPGARRETLETYTNRLKQLEDITNSFKGVDKSFAIQAGREVRIMVVPEQISDDDMILLARDVSKRIEDELEYPGQIKVNVIRESRVTDYAK; encoded by the coding sequence GTGTCACAGATAATGGTCCCTATGATGATTATCGTTATGATAGTTGTGGCTATTATTACTTGGTTTGCTGCACGCAATTACGAGAGGAAGCAGTATGACAGCAAGGTAGGAAGTGCAGAAGAAAAATCAAGGGAAATAATAGATGAAGCATTAAAAACCGCAGAGACAAAGAAGCGAGAAGCTCTCCTGGAAGCCAAGGAAGAATCTTTAAAGACGAAAAATGAGTTAGAGAAGGAAACCAAGGAAAGAAGAGCGGAACTTCAACGTTATGAAAAACGTGTATTAAGCAAGGAAGAAAACGTTGAAAAAAAGGCAGATGCCCTGGAAAAGAAGGAGGCGGATCTGGTCAGGAGGGAAAACATTCTCAGTAAGCGTACTGCAGAGGTGGAAGCCCAGTATGAGCAGGGGATACAGGAACTGGAACGGATATCCGGTCTAACCTCCGAACAGGCAAAAGAATATCTTTTAAAATCTGTTGAAGAAGATGTAAAACATGACACAGCTAAATTAATTAAGGAACTTGAAAACAAGGCAAAGGAAGAAGCTGACAAGAAGGCCAGGGATTTAGTGGTGACTGCCATTCAGCGGTGCGCCGCAGACCATGTGGCTGAGACAACGGTTTCTGTTGTACAGCTTCCTAACGACGAGATGAAAGGCCGCATCATCGGACGAGAGGGCCGCAACATTCGTACCCTTGAGACCCTTACCGGTGTGGAACTGATTATCGACGATACCCCGGAAGCAGTAGTATTGTCCGGATTTGATCCAATACGTAGAGAAGTTGCTAGAATTGCGTTGGAGCGTTTGATTGTGGACGGACGTATTCATCCGGCCAGAATCGAGGAGATGGTAGAGAAGGCACAGAAAGAAGTGGAGAACAACATGAGGGAAGAGGGCGAGGCAGCCTGTCTTGAAGTTGGCATCCACGGAATTCATCCGGAATTAGTTAAGTTACTTGGTAAGATGAAGTTCAGGACCAGCTATGGCCAGAATGCATTAAAGCATTCTATTGAGGTGTCCCAGCTGTCAGGACTTTTGGCGTCAGAACTTGGAGTGGATGTACGTTTAGCCAAACGTGCCGGTTTATTACATGACATTGGTAAATCCGTTGACCATGACATGGAAGGCACCCATGTTCAGCTAGGTGCAGACCTGTGTAAGAAATATAAGGAATCTGCTACAGTGCTGAATGCGGTGGAATCCCATCATGGCGACGTTGAACCTACCAGCCTCATTTCCTGCATTGTGCAGGCAGCTGATACCATATCTGCTGCAAGACCCGGTGCAAGGCGTGAGACTCTGGAGACATATACAAACAGATTGAAACAATTAGAAGATATAACCAATTCCTTTAAGGGAGTGGACAAGTCTTTTGCCATTCAGGCAGGCCGAGAGGTTCGTATCATGGTAGTTCCGGAACAGATCAGCGATGACGATATGATATTGCTGGCAAGAGATGTTTCCAAACGGATTGAGGACGAGCTGGAATATCCGGGACAGATCAAGGTAAATGTGATTCGTGAATCAAGAGTTACAGATTACGCGAAGTAA
- a CDS encoding acyltransferase family protein produces MEEKQFRDKVYWLTFLFSLLVVWVHSFNGELFMGTPEAAFKVAGIERILGDRLGQIAVPGFFMVSSYLFFRGFCWEKLIPKWRSRLRSLVLPYLLWNFLYYMGYVAATRLPGLSGVVGKTPIPFNGPRLFDALVFYSYNPVFWYLFQLIILVALAPLVYTVMRGNVTGAAALGIMAFGLWKNWAMPLLNLDALFYFCAAAWVSLHRDTWGRGIEERSGAGKNMAAGAILLLAMGLLLYLGRIGGLLWERPLCIVCWRLWGVCGAVLAVKAADLPAAREWMKHNFFLYAIHFAWVRLINKAAAAAFQGSAVIALAVFILMPVLMTAVSAMIGGIMRRFVPNVYYMLSGGR; encoded by the coding sequence ATGGAAGAAAAGCAGTTCCGCGACAAGGTTTATTGGCTTACATTCCTGTTCAGCCTGCTGGTGGTGTGGGTGCACTCCTTTAATGGGGAACTGTTTATGGGGACCCCGGAGGCAGCCTTTAAGGTGGCAGGGATAGAGCGTATACTGGGGGACAGACTGGGGCAGATAGCGGTGCCGGGATTTTTCATGGTGTCCTCCTATCTGTTTTTTCGCGGTTTTTGCTGGGAGAAGCTTATTCCAAAGTGGCGTTCCAGGTTAAGAAGCCTGGTTCTTCCCTATCTTTTGTGGAATTTCCTTTACTATATGGGGTATGTGGCGGCCACACGCCTGCCCGGCCTGTCCGGGGTGGTGGGAAAGACGCCCATACCCTTTAACGGGCCCCGGCTCTTTGACGCACTTGTGTTCTATTCCTATAATCCGGTGTTCTGGTATCTGTTCCAGCTGATTATACTGGTGGCCCTGGCGCCCCTGGTTTACACGGTGATGCGGGGAAATGTCACAGGCGCCGCTGCCCTGGGAATCATGGCTTTTGGGCTTTGGAAGAACTGGGCCATGCCTCTTCTTAATCTGGACGCTCTGTTTTATTTCTGTGCCGCTGCCTGGGTGAGCCTTCACAGGGATACCTGGGGAAGGGGAATAGAGGAAAGATCCGGTGCCGGGAAGAATATGGCGGCAGGCGCCATTCTTTTGCTGGCCATGGGCCTTCTTTTGTACCTGGGCCGCATCGGAGGCCTGCTGTGGGAGCGCCCGCTTTGCATCGTCTGCTGGAGGCTGTGGGGAGTCTGCGGTGCTGTCCTGGCTGTGAAGGCAGCGGACCTTCCGGCTGCCAGGGAGTGGATGAAGCATAACTTTTTCCTGTATGCCATTCATTTTGCCTGGGTAAGGCTTATCAACAAGGCAGCCGCGGCTGCCTTCCAAGGGAGCGCGGTCATTGCCCTGGCTGTATTCATCCTGATGCCCGTCCTCATGACGGCTGTCAGCGCCATGATTGGCGGAATCATGAGACGGTTCGTACCCAATGTTTATTATATGCTGTCAGGAGGGCGGTAA
- a CDS encoding ribose-phosphate pyrophosphokinase, whose protein sequence is MLYEEKIIETIPVGPLGLIPLKSCTELGNKVDAYLVDWRRERESEHKSTIAFSGYQRDSYIINAVTPRFGTGEGKGLVTESIRGDDLYIMVDVCNYSLTYSLFGMTNHMSPDDHFQDLKRVIAAAAGKAHRINVIMPFLYESRQHRRSGRESLDCALALKELVNMGVENIITFDAHDPRVQNAIPLRGFETVQPIYQFLKYLLKNETDLQIDSSHMMVISPDEGGTGRAVYFANMLGLDMGMFYKRRDYTKIVGGRNPIVAHEFLGASVEGKDVLIIDDMISSGESVMDVAKELKRRKARKVFVCATFGLFTGGLTKFDEYYDKGIIDRILTTNLVYQTPDLLERPYYINVDMSKYIALIIDNLNHDASLSDLLTPTKRINRLLAQYRS, encoded by the coding sequence ATGTTATATGAGGAGAAAATCATTGAAACTATTCCCGTGGGTCCGTTGGGACTGATTCCGTTAAAGAGCTGTACGGAACTGGGCAATAAGGTGGATGCCTATCTGGTGGACTGGAGACGGGAGAGGGAAAGTGAACACAAGTCTACCATAGCATTTTCCGGATATCAGAGGGATTCCTATATCATCAATGCCGTAACACCCAGGTTTGGCACGGGAGAGGGCAAGGGACTTGTGACAGAGTCAATAAGGGGCGACGACTTGTATATCATGGTAGATGTATGCAATTACAGCCTGACCTATTCCCTATTCGGTATGACTAATCATATGTCACCGGACGACCATTTCCAGGATTTGAAGCGTGTGATTGCGGCAGCGGCAGGCAAGGCCCACAGGATTAATGTAATCATGCCTTTCTTATATGAGAGCCGCCAGCACAGGCGTTCCGGGAGAGAATCCCTGGACTGCGCCCTGGCGCTCAAGGAACTGGTGAACATGGGAGTGGAGAATATCATTACCTTTGATGCCCACGATCCCAGGGTTCAGAATGCCATTCCCTTACGGGGATTTGAGACAGTTCAGCCCATCTACCAGTTCTTAAAATATCTTTTAAAGAATGAGACAGACCTGCAGATTGACAGCAGCCATATGATGGTCATCAGCCCGGATGAGGGCGGCACGGGAAGAGCCGTGTATTTTGCCAATATGCTGGGGCTGGACATGGGTATGTTCTATAAACGCCGCGATTACACGAAAATCGTGGGCGGCCGCAATCCCATCGTGGCCCATGAGTTCCTGGGAGCCAGCGTGGAGGGTAAGGACGTGCTCATCATCGACGACATGATTTCCTCTGGTGAGAGTGTCATGGATGTGGCCAAGGAGCTGAAGCGCAGGAAGGCCAGGAAGGTTTTTGTGTGCGCTACCTTTGGTCTGTTTACAGGGGGACTTACAAAGTTTGACGAGTATTATGATAAGGGAATCATTGACCGGATACTGACCACGAACCTGGTATATCAGACTCCGGATCTTCTTGAGAGACCCTACTACATTAATGTGGATATGAGCAAGTATATCGCCCTCATTATCGACAACCTTAATCATGACGCATCCCTGAGCGATTTGCTGACGCCTACTAAGCGGATCAACCGGCTGCTGGCTCAGTACCGCAGTTAA
- a CDS encoding ATP-binding protein — MALSNSQYDAIMREYGRQQIENHHKLEERRKEIYARLPVVKQLEAEIAERSVACAKKLLEGDKGVLDRLKEDLRDLREQKALIIRAAGYPDDYLELHYRCPDCRDTGLVDGRKCHCFLQAQMKLLHAQSNLEDVLERENFKALSYEYYDDTEILPQLGITNAAYMRRVVAGCKEFVRVFDKKHDNLLFTGSTGVGKTFLTNCIARELMDDFHSVIYLTASDLFDVFSRNKFDYDNAEDMKDMYRFILDCDLLIIDDLGTELNNSFTSSRLFYCINERMNMSRSTIISTNLTLARLRDSYTDRVTSRIMSGYRIIPLYGGDIRLLKK; from the coding sequence ATGGCACTGAGCAATTCCCAGTACGACGCAATCATGAGGGAGTATGGAAGGCAGCAGATCGAGAACCACCACAAACTGGAGGAAAGGCGTAAAGAGATTTATGCCAGGCTGCCGGTGGTAAAACAGTTGGAAGCGGAAATCGCAGAGCGTTCCGTGGCGTGCGCCAAAAAGCTGCTGGAAGGGGATAAAGGTGTCCTGGACAGGCTGAAGGAGGACCTCAGGGATCTGCGGGAGCAGAAGGCCCTTATCATCAGGGCGGCAGGCTATCCTGACGATTACCTGGAGCTACATTACCGCTGTCCGGACTGCAGGGATACGGGGCTTGTAGACGGCCGTAAGTGCCATTGTTTTCTTCAGGCCCAGATGAAGCTGCTTCATGCCCAGTCCAATCTGGAGGATGTGCTGGAACGGGAGAATTTTAAGGCTCTGAGTTATGAGTACTACGATGATACGGAGATACTTCCCCAACTGGGTATTACCAATGCGGCCTACATGCGCCGGGTAGTGGCGGGGTGTAAGGAGTTTGTCCGGGTTTTTGATAAGAAACACGATAACCTCCTGTTTACAGGAAGCACGGGCGTTGGAAAGACGTTCCTCACCAACTGTATTGCCAGGGAACTGATGGATGATTTCCATTCAGTCATTTATCTGACAGCCAGCGATCTCTTTGATGTATTTTCCAGGAATAAGTTTGATTATGATAATGCGGAGGACATGAAGGACATGTACCGGTTCATTCTGGACTGTGACCTTCTCATCATTGATGACCTGGGAACGGAGTTAAACAACAGCTTTACTTCCTCCCGGCTGTTCTACTGTATCAATGAGCGGATGAACATGAGCCGTTCCACCATCATATCCACGAACCTGACTCTGGCCCGGCTCAGGGATTCCTATACGGACCGTGTTACCTCCAGGATCATGAGCGGATACAGGATTATCCCATTATATGGAGGAGATATCAGACTGTTAAAAAAGTAA
- a CDS encoding helix-turn-helix domain-containing protein, whose translation MRRKTIDTIPVLSDAMKNILSAFSKSRSLPSGLVKRASIVLLASQGELNQNIAPQVGLHYNNVATWRSRFLAALPALRRIEMDDPKKLEDEIRAVLSDKKRPGAPSVFTPDQIMRIIDLACSSPNDFGYEVSQWSLPLLVAEIKKQGIAEQISEKSVSRFLKMR comes from the coding sequence ATGCGAAGGAAAACAATTGATACTATCCCGGTTTTATCTGATGCCATGAAAAACATATTATCTGCTTTTTCAAAAAGCCGCTCCCTTCCGTCAGGACTGGTCAAAAGAGCCAGCATTGTCCTGCTTGCGTCACAGGGGGAACTCAACCAGAATATTGCACCACAGGTCGGGCTTCATTATAATAATGTTGCCACCTGGCGCAGTCGGTTCCTCGCGGCGCTCCCAGCCTTGCGGAGGATTGAAATGGACGACCCGAAAAAGCTTGAAGATGAGATACGGGCAGTCCTGTCCGATAAAAAACGCCCCGGTGCCCCGTCTGTTTTTACGCCGGACCAGATCATGCGGATCATCGACCTTGCCTGCAGCAGCCCAAATGATTTTGGGTACGAAGTAAGCCAGTGGAGTCTCCCGCTGTTAGTGGCAGAAATTAAAAAGCAGGGGATCGCTGAACAGATTTCTGAGAAATCTGTCAGCCGTTTTTTAAAAATGAGGTAG
- a CDS encoding transposase, which translates to MVSTDEMTGVQALEHKYPDKLPLPGQCAKMEFEYIRHGTTSLIGFFDVATGRMEMPYLNSTRTEEDFVEAVKALVGTDPQAPWTFICDGLNTHKSEALVRFVAEACALGVELGKKGKTGILKSMESRADFLHDPSHRIRFVYTPKHSSWMNQIEIWFGIINRKLLKRKSYLSIEELEASILRFIEQYNLTAHPFKWTYAGIPLVI; encoded by the coding sequence ATTGTTTCCACGGATGAAATGACCGGGGTACAAGCGCTGGAACATAAATATCCTGACAAGCTCCCATTACCCGGCCAGTGCGCCAAAATGGAGTTTGAGTATATCCGCCATGGCACGACCAGCCTCATCGGGTTCTTTGATGTTGCAACGGGCCGTATGGAAATGCCGTATTTAAACTCCACACGCACAGAAGAGGATTTTGTGGAAGCCGTGAAAGCATTGGTAGGGACAGACCCGCAAGCCCCATGGACATTTATATGCGATGGCCTAAACACCCATAAATCGGAAGCCCTTGTCCGCTTTGTGGCAGAAGCCTGTGCCCTTGGCGTGGAACTGGGCAAAAAAGGGAAAACAGGGATCCTTAAAAGTATGGAAAGCCGAGCGGATTTCCTGCATGACCCTTCCCACCGGATCCGCTTTGTCTATACTCCGAAACACAGTTCCTGGATGAACCAGATTGAGATATGGTTTGGCATCATTAACCGGAAGCTGCTGAAGCGGAAAAGCTACCTATCAATAGAAGAACTGGAAGCAAGCATCCTGCGCTTTATTGAACAATACAATCTTACAGCACACCCATTTAAGTGGACATATGCCGGGATACCATTAGTAATTTAA
- a CDS encoding DnaD domain protein produces the protein MGGNMKDRWSVPVTAVANEFIDTYMAAANGEYVKVYLYVLRHQGEDITIELIADALNHTESDVRRALSYWKKAGVLADSEQEQRVQGEPVRPESGGRTFTREQDREQAAVPDLEVDAFQRKNGTAGRADVRGLTGIREQAGVRERTETAGQEDGCIPVYSTEQVNRLAQDEEFSQLLYIAQKYMNKVFTPRDCQVFAYLYEGLSMSSELLEYLVEYCVQNGHISVRYMETVAMSWHEKGIRTALEAKDYSASYSRDSFAVMKAFGINSRKPAAPEQKLMDKWFRDYGFSREVVLEACNRTITAIHNPSFQYADKILSDWQKAGIRGLTDIKDLDAKRTAAREESGEAREKRLQKYDSGVSSARQGSGTRKNSSNQFHNFKQRDTDYDALVLKQVKEWVGQQP, from the coding sequence ATGGGTGGAAATATGAAGGATAGATGGAGTGTTCCGGTCACGGCTGTGGCCAATGAATTCATTGATACATATATGGCTGCTGCCAACGGTGAATATGTGAAGGTGTACCTCTATGTGCTCCGCCATCAGGGGGAGGATATCACCATAGAGTTGATTGCGGATGCCCTAAACCATACGGAATCAGATGTGCGCAGAGCCCTCTCCTATTGGAAGAAGGCGGGTGTGCTGGCTGACTCTGAACAGGAACAGCGGGTTCAGGGTGAACCGGTCCGTCCGGAGTCCGGGGGCCGTACCTTTACGCGTGAGCAGGACAGGGAACAGGCAGCGGTCCCAGATTTGGAGGTTGATGCGTTTCAGAGGAAAAACGGGACAGCCGGGCGGGCAGATGTCCGCGGGCTGACAGGCATCCGGGAGCAGGCAGGAGTCCGGGAGCGCACGGAAACCGCGGGTCAGGAGGACGGCTGTATTCCGGTGTATTCCACGGAGCAGGTAAACCGTCTGGCTCAGGACGAGGAGTTTTCCCAGCTTCTCTATATTGCCCAGAAGTACATGAACAAGGTATTTACCCCCAGGGACTGCCAGGTATTTGCCTATCTGTATGAGGGATTATCCATGAGCAGTGAGCTTTTAGAGTATCTGGTGGAATACTGCGTGCAGAACGGCCACATATCGGTGCGTTACATGGAGACCGTGGCCATGAGCTGGCATGAGAAGGGAATCAGGACAGCGCTGGAGGCCAAGGATTACAGCGCTTCCTACAGCCGTGATTCCTTTGCGGTTATGAAGGCATTTGGCATCAACAGCAGGAAACCGGCCGCACCGGAGCAGAAGCTGATGGACAAGTGGTTCAGGGACTATGGATTTTCCAGGGAAGTGGTATTGGAAGCGTGTAACAGGACCATTACGGCCATCCATAACCCCAGCTTCCAGTATGCGGACAAGATTTTGTCAGACTGGCAGAAAGCCGGCATCCGGGGCCTGACTGATATAAAGGACCTGGACGCAAAGCGCACGGCTGCCAGGGAGGAGAGCGGTGAAGCCAGGGAGAAGAGGCTGCAGAAGTATGACTCCGGCGTCTCATCCGCCAGGCAGGGATCAGGGACCAGAAAGAATTCATCCAATCAGTTCCATAATTTTAAACAGAGGGATACGGATTATGATGCACTGGTTTTAAAGCAGGTAAAGGAGTGGGTGGGGCAGCAGCCCTAA
- the murC gene encoding UDP-N-acetylmuramate--L-alanine ligase — protein MYQIDFNKPEHVHFIGIGGISMSGLAEILLDEGFSISGSDSHETALTEHLEKKGARVYYGQRAANIEREPGISVVVYTAAIHEDNPEFRAARDQGLPMLSRAELLGELMRNYKEAIAISGTHGKTTTTSMLTDILLAGDLDPTISVGGILKDIGGNIRVGGPDLFVTEACEYTNSFLSFYPTMEVILNVEEDHLDFFKDIEDIRHSFRLFADKLPAKGLLVVNSGIEKVEEITKGLNCRVVTFGKDLSSTYTARNIAYDGFARPSYDLVIQGEAVSRITLGVTGEHNVYNSLAAIAIALELGVGFDAIMSGLGKFTGTDRRFEKKGEVAGVTVIDDYAHHPQEIKATLAAARNYPHRKLWCVFQPHTYTRTRAFLDQFAEALSAADEVILADIYAARETDTLGVSSRDVADRIEKLGTKAHYIPSFDEIETFILENCMNGDLLITMGAGDIVKVGEKLLGQ, from the coding sequence ATGTATCAGATAGATTTTAATAAACCAGAACATGTACACTTTATCGGAATCGGAGGCATCAGCATGAGCGGCCTGGCAGAAATCCTTTTGGATGAGGGATTTTCCATATCCGGCTCCGATTCCCATGAGACGGCCCTGACGGAGCATCTTGAGAAGAAGGGAGCACGGGTATATTACGGGCAGAGGGCGGCCAATATTGAGAGGGAGCCGGGAATCAGCGTGGTGGTGTATACGGCAGCTATCCATGAAGATAATCCGGAGTTCAGGGCAGCCAGGGATCAGGGGCTGCCCATGCTTTCCAGGGCAGAGCTTTTGGGGGAGCTGATGCGCAATTACAAAGAAGCCATAGCCATTTCAGGAACCCATGGTAAGACTACCACCACATCCATGCTCACGGATATCCTCCTGGCAGGGGACTTGGATCCCACTATCTCTGTGGGAGGTATTCTAAAGGACATAGGAGGCAACATCCGTGTGGGCGGTCCTGATTTGTTTGTGACAGAGGCATGTGAATATACCAACAGTTTCCTGTCCTTTTATCCCACCATGGAGGTTATACTGAATGTTGAGGAGGACCATCTGGACTTCTTTAAGGATATTGAGGACATACGCCATTCCTTCCGTCTGTTTGCCGACAAGCTTCCCGCCAAAGGACTTCTGGTGGTAAACAGCGGAATTGAGAAGGTGGAGGAAATCACCAAGGGCCTCAATTGCAGAGTGGTTACCTTCGGAAAGGACCTTTCCAGCACCTACACGGCCCGGAACATAGCATATGACGGGTTTGCCAGGCCCTCCTATGACCTGGTAATCCAGGGAGAGGCAGTGAGCCGCATCACTCTGGGCGTCACAGGAGAGCACAATGTATATAATTCTCTGGCAGCCATTGCCATCGCACTGGAGCTGGGAGTGGGATTTGACGCCATTATGTCGGGGCTGGGAAAATTCACTGGCACGGACAGACGGTTTGAGAAAAAGGGAGAGGTGGCAGGTGTTACGGTTATTGACGACTATGCCCATCACCCACAGGAGATAAAGGCAACCCTGGCGGCGGCCCGGAATTATCCTCACAGGAAGCTGTGGTGCGTGTTCCAGCCCCATACTTATACCAGGACCAGGGCATTCCTGGACCAGTTTGCGGAGGCTCTGTCCGCCGCGGATGAAGTGATTCTGGCTGATATCTATGCAGCCCGGGAGACAGATACCCTGGGGGTCAGTTCCCGGGACGTGGCGGACCGGATTGAGAAGCTGGGCACGAAGGCCCACTATATTCCGTCCTTTGATGAGATTGAGACATTTATTTTGGAAAATTGTATGAACGGCGATTTGTTGATAACTATGGGGGCCGGAGACATTGTAAAAGTAGGGGAAAAGCTGTTAGGACAATAG
- a CDS encoding regulatory protein RecX: MMVTAVIPVDKRKSKVFLEEGFAFVLYRGEVERYRIEDGRELEEGVYEEILRDILRPRSKEYALHLLKDSGKTEKWMKEKLGKAGYPKEAVEYAVNFLKEYHFLDDNAYAQSYVRSYAGKKSRRQMAYEMQQKGVDSSFIEEALDQSPVDEEESARQALARRLRGKQEASYQEKGRLAAFLGRKGYSFEVINRVLREIKTAENQD, translated from the coding sequence ATGATGGTCACAGCCGTCATCCCTGTAGATAAGAGAAAGAGCAAAGTCTTCCTGGAGGAAGGCTTTGCCTTTGTTTTATACAGGGGTGAGGTGGAACGGTACAGGATAGAGGACGGCAGGGAGCTGGAAGAAGGGGTATATGAGGAAATCCTCAGAGATATACTGCGGCCAAGGTCAAAGGAGTATGCCCTTCATTTATTAAAGGACTCAGGAAAAACAGAGAAGTGGATGAAGGAAAAACTTGGGAAGGCAGGATACCCCAAAGAGGCAGTGGAATATGCTGTAAATTTTCTGAAGGAATACCATTTCCTGGACGACAATGCCTATGCCCAGAGTTATGTGCGCTCCTATGCAGGGAAAAAGAGCCGCCGCCAGATGGCATATGAGATGCAGCAAAAGGGCGTGGATTCGTCTTTCATAGAGGAGGCGCTGGACCAGTCGCCTGTGGACGAGGAGGAATCGGCCAGGCAGGCTCTGGCCAGGCGGCTCAGGGGAAAACAGGAGGCATCCTACCAGGAAAAAGGCCGTCTGGCGGCCTTTTTAGGGAGGAAGGGATACTCCTTCGAAGTGATAAACAGGGTATTGAGAGAGATTAAAACCGCTGAAAACCAGGATTAG